A single Pirellulaceae bacterium DNA region contains:
- a CDS encoding neutral/alkaline non-lysosomal ceramidase N-terminal domain-containing protein, whose amino-acid sequence MLVSKLPSRWLILFSATVTLCLLPVAPTLAVDAGFGVVDITPAISADTPVWMAGYGQNRKAMGVHDPLYARAVVLRDGQQKVAIVVADVVGIFYPAVLEIRQQLPGFNYVMVAASHNHEGPDTMGLWGPSPFKSGVDPAYMKQLVDGCVQAVRDADAAAVACKASYGTAQSEVLLRDSRLPTVYDPVLRAVQFTNAKDGSVAGIVIQWNCHPEAMGPQNQQLTADFLYATIERLMDKHHCPVVAITGTVGGLMAPPRNVVKNDKGEFPGEGDFEYCRLYGEAVGDLALQAIQAAKPIVLTPFKVAAHQVALPMDNPVYKLGATLGLIRRDIQLFTDDFRDIGEPVDFARAKGTVAIVSEVACLQLGSLHVAGIPGEIYPELIYGQYQEPVEPNVDFPDANLEKPLVKILPSKEFLIVGLANDEVGYIIPKRQWDDLPPFAYQRTSKQYGEVNSIGPETAPIIMQAMEECVQELSKSK is encoded by the coding sequence ATGCTCGTGTCCAAATTACCTAGCCGCTGGCTGATACTCTTTTCTGCTACCGTGACGTTGTGCTTGCTGCCAGTGGCACCGACGCTAGCCGTCGATGCAGGATTTGGCGTCGTGGATATCACACCGGCAATTAGCGCTGACACTCCGGTGTGGATGGCCGGTTATGGGCAGAACCGCAAGGCCATGGGCGTTCATGATCCTCTTTATGCGCGGGCCGTCGTACTCCGCGACGGGCAGCAAAAGGTGGCGATCGTGGTTGCTGATGTCGTTGGGATTTTCTATCCCGCGGTGCTAGAAATCCGCCAGCAATTGCCGGGATTCAATTATGTGATGGTGGCTGCATCACATAATCATGAAGGTCCCGACACCATGGGACTGTGGGGGCCGTCGCCGTTTAAGTCCGGTGTTGATCCCGCCTATATGAAGCAGTTGGTTGACGGCTGCGTCCAAGCGGTTCGCGATGCGGATGCGGCGGCCGTAGCCTGCAAAGCCAGTTACGGAACTGCCCAGAGTGAAGTGCTGCTGCGCGACTCACGCTTGCCTACGGTCTACGATCCCGTGCTCCGCGCAGTGCAGTTTACCAATGCCAAAGATGGCTCGGTAGCCGGTATTGTCATTCAATGGAATTGCCACCCAGAAGCGATGGGGCCGCAAAATCAACAACTGACCGCTGACTTCTTGTACGCTACTATTGAGCGCCTGATGGACAAGCATCATTGTCCAGTGGTCGCGATTACCGGTACCGTTGGGGGCTTGATGGCCCCGCCTCGAAACGTGGTCAAGAACGACAAAGGGGAATTCCCTGGCGAAGGGGACTTCGAGTACTGCCGACTGTACGGCGAAGCGGTCGGAGACTTGGCGCTGCAAGCGATTCAAGCCGCGAAACCGATCGTCTTGACGCCTTTCAAAGTTGCCGCCCATCAAGTTGCCCTCCCCATGGACAACCCGGTCTACAAGCTGGGAGCCACTTTGGGACTGATCCGCCGCGATATTCAGCTATTTACTGACGACTTTCGCGACATTGGCGAACCCGTCGATTTTGCTCGAGCCAAAGGTACTGTGGCTATCGTTTCCGAGGTTGCCTGCTTGCAACTGGGCAGTTTGCATGTCGCTGGCATCCCAGGTGAAATCTATCCGGAATTGATCTACGGCCAGTACCAAGAACCGGTTGAACCGAATGTCGATTTCCCAGATGCGAATCTCGAAAAGCCGCTGGTCAAGATTTTGCCGAGCAAGGAATTCTTGATAGTAGGCCTGGCCAATGACGAAGTGGGCTACATCATCCCCAAGCGGCAATGGGACGACCTGCCCCCCTTCGCATACCAGCGGACGTCTAAGCAGTACGGTGAAGTCAATAGCATCGGACCCGAAACTGCGCCGATCATCATGCAAGCCATGGAAGAGTGCGTGCAGGAGTTGTCCAAATCCAAGTAG
- a CDS encoding alpha/beta hydrolase — protein sequence MSLILRVCRWLFVGTATLLLVALMLWGYRDRSVAGLAGKYAQPPSQFADVLGMKVHLRDEGPSDDPTPIVLLHGTGSSLHTFDAWVASLSKQKRVVRFDLPGFGLTGPFPDRDYAMDKYVAFVEAMLNNLEIHKCVLAGNSLGGNIAWNVAASRPERVELLVLIDASGYPTAAKSVPIAFRLARVPVLNRLLTTITPRSLVQASVLNVYANKAKVTETLVDRYFELTLREGNRQALGDRFRTATESKTNLIKQITQPTLIMWGAEDQLTPVDMAVRFEQDLSNDRLEILPGVGHIPMEEQPAESLAVLCSFLGLKLEN from the coding sequence ATGAGCCTGATATTGCGTGTATGCAGATGGCTGTTCGTTGGGACGGCAACGTTGCTGCTAGTAGCCCTGATGCTGTGGGGATATCGAGATCGATCGGTCGCTGGGCTGGCTGGCAAATATGCTCAGCCACCATCGCAATTTGCCGATGTGCTGGGGATGAAGGTGCACCTCCGGGACGAAGGGCCAAGCGACGACCCGACGCCCATAGTTCTGCTGCACGGAACTGGATCGAGCCTGCACACGTTCGATGCCTGGGTGGCCAGCTTGTCCAAACAAAAGCGAGTGGTCAGGTTTGACCTGCCTGGGTTTGGCTTGACCGGCCCATTTCCAGATCGCGATTATGCCATGGACAAGTACGTTGCGTTTGTCGAGGCCATGCTCAATAACCTCGAAATTCACAAGTGCGTCTTGGCAGGCAATTCGCTGGGAGGCAATATCGCCTGGAATGTTGCGGCGAGTCGGCCAGAGCGCGTTGAGTTGTTGGTGCTGATTGACGCTTCTGGCTATCCTACGGCAGCCAAAAGCGTGCCGATTGCATTCCGTCTGGCCCGAGTTCCGGTACTTAACCGGCTGTTGACGACCATTACGCCGCGCAGCTTAGTTCAGGCGAGTGTCTTGAATGTCTACGCCAATAAAGCAAAGGTCACGGAGACCCTGGTCGACCGGTATTTTGAATTAACTCTCAGAGAAGGTAATCGACAGGCGCTAGGTGATCGCTTCCGTACGGCGACCGAATCAAAAACGAATTTGATCAAGCAGATTACTCAACCCACACTCATTATGTGGGGCGCCGAGGACCAATTGACGCCAGTTGACATGGCTGTGAGATTTGAACAAGACTTGTCCAATGACCGACTGGAGATACTACCAGGAGTCGGCCATATTCCGATGGAGGAACAGCCTGCAGAGAGTCTGGCTGTACTTTGCAGCTTCCTGGGCCTTAAGCTGGAGAACTGA
- a CDS encoding PTS sugar transporter subunit IIC, whose amino-acid sequence MKSLTSFLDRHVVPPLTVLSENTYLSAIRAGMVTIVPLTIIGGLFMIISYLPVAGWEQLVEPYLPLLQIPVTATFGLLSIFVCFSIAYDLGQRLKLEAVNSASVATVVFMMVQLELESGRLNMDNLGSAGLFTAILVALLSVRVMRFFNDRNWVIKLPQNVPTVVYESFLSLLPLLFLMVSFWGVRFVAGIDINWLLQQAFSPLVFALNTLPGIMVFAFLVTLLWSVGINGDNTLDAIVAPIFLQYLTANVAAMSAGQPLPYVTAQGFFTSFVNVGGTGATIALALVMVNSREPGYRQISRLSLPTQVFGINEPIFFGFPIVLNPIFMIPYVLNALLLTAGTFLLMDGGWINKPFVHVPWTTPPVIGHFLVSGGDWRAAVWGVVSILIAMAIYFPFAKAAERQRLAAEALAEAAATCGGTHTSPVADHRPT is encoded by the coding sequence TTGAAGTCGTTGACCTCGTTCCTGGATCGCCATGTCGTTCCGCCGCTCACGGTGCTCAGCGAGAACACTTATCTATCTGCGATTCGCGCCGGTATGGTGACGATTGTGCCGCTGACGATTATCGGCGGCCTGTTCATGATCATTTCCTATCTGCCCGTGGCCGGCTGGGAGCAATTGGTCGAACCCTATCTGCCACTGCTGCAGATTCCGGTCACTGCAACTTTCGGCTTATTGTCCATCTTCGTCTGCTTCTCAATCGCTTACGACTTGGGCCAGCGGCTCAAGCTGGAAGCCGTCAACAGCGCCAGCGTGGCCACGGTGGTATTCATGATGGTTCAACTGGAATTGGAAAGCGGGCGGTTGAACATGGACAATCTCGGTTCGGCGGGCCTGTTCACAGCGATTCTGGTCGCGCTGCTCTCAGTGCGTGTCATGCGGTTTTTCAATGATCGCAATTGGGTTATTAAACTTCCCCAGAATGTGCCCACGGTGGTTTACGAATCGTTTCTGTCGTTGTTGCCGTTGCTGTTTTTGATGGTCAGCTTCTGGGGCGTGCGGTTTGTTGCCGGAATTGATATTAACTGGTTGTTGCAGCAAGCCTTCTCGCCGCTGGTGTTCGCCCTCAACACGCTGCCTGGCATCATGGTGTTCGCCTTTCTAGTAACTTTGCTGTGGTCCGTCGGGATTAACGGCGACAACACACTGGATGCGATTGTAGCGCCCATCTTCTTGCAGTATCTGACGGCCAACGTAGCGGCTATGAGTGCCGGACAGCCGCTGCCGTATGTGACTGCTCAGGGCTTTTTTACCAGCTTCGTTAATGTCGGCGGTACCGGTGCGACGATCGCCTTAGCGCTCGTGATGGTCAACTCGCGCGAGCCCGGCTACCGCCAGATCAGTCGTCTGTCATTGCCGACTCAAGTGTTTGGAATCAACGAGCCAATTTTCTTTGGCTTTCCAATTGTGCTCAATCCAATTTTCATGATCCCTTATGTGCTCAATGCATTGTTGCTGACGGCGGGCACGTTCTTACTGATGGACGGTGGCTGGATCAACAAACCGTTTGTGCACGTACCTTGGACCACGCCGCCGGTGATTGGCCATTTTCTTGTCTCTGGCGGCGACTGGCGGGCGGCCGTGTGGGGTGTGGTGTCCATTCTTATCGCCATGGCTATTTATTTCCCATTCGCTAAAGCCGCTGAGCGCCAGCGCCTGGCCGCCGAAGCCTTAGCGGAAGCTGCTGCTACATGTGGTGGTACACATACATCCCCTGTTGCCGATCATCGTCCGACGTAG
- a CDS encoding DegT/DnrJ/EryC1/StrS family aminotransferase: MSNQLALLGGKPIRTQPFPGWPIFDQTDEARVLSALRSGKWGRLDGQQVAEFEQRFAEMHGCQHGIAVVNGTVSLRLALMAAGLKAEDEVIVPPYTFYATASAVVEANMIPVFADVDLHSFNLCPRAVQAAITSRTRAIIPVHFAGQPADMDAINHIAKQHNLLVLEDAAHAHGAAWHNRPAGSLGQLASFSFQSSKNLTCGEGGIITTNDQQLADTCRSLHNCGRIPTGVWYEHHTISANYRLGELQGALLNSQLDRLQEQTARRDANGRLLAEQLAKLPGIHPQLRPQSCTRHSYHLFMLRIDPELFGVPRAAVLSALQAEGIPCSAGYGYSLYDQPLFRNKAFGPYLPEAVSRLDYQSVHCPNSDVLCRQQAVWLGQSLLLGSQRDTYDIANAFEKIQQQRQALLNWSQRASQATAGAAS, translated from the coding sequence ATGTCTAACCAACTTGCATTGCTGGGCGGTAAACCAATCCGCACTCAACCCTTTCCCGGCTGGCCCATCTTTGATCAAACGGATGAGGCGCGTGTCCTGTCCGCTCTGCGCAGCGGTAAGTGGGGACGGCTGGATGGCCAACAGGTTGCGGAGTTCGAGCAGCGATTTGCAGAAATGCATGGCTGCCAACATGGAATTGCAGTGGTCAATGGCACAGTGTCGCTGCGACTGGCGCTGATGGCAGCGGGCCTTAAGGCAGAAGACGAAGTGATCGTTCCGCCATACACCTTTTACGCTACGGCATCGGCAGTGGTCGAAGCCAATATGATTCCGGTGTTCGCTGACGTCGATCTGCATTCATTCAATCTCTGTCCACGGGCCGTACAGGCGGCTATCACATCTCGCACCCGGGCAATCATTCCCGTGCATTTTGCGGGGCAACCGGCGGACATGGATGCCATCAACCACATTGCTAAACAGCACAACTTGTTAGTGCTGGAGGACGCTGCTCATGCCCATGGAGCCGCGTGGCACAATCGGCCGGCCGGCAGCCTGGGACAGCTTGCGTCCTTTTCGTTCCAGTCCAGTAAGAATTTGACCTGCGGTGAAGGCGGTATCATCACGACTAACGATCAGCAGTTGGCCGACACGTGCCGATCACTGCATAATTGTGGTCGTATCCCAACCGGTGTTTGGTATGAGCACCACACCATTTCCGCCAATTACCGACTAGGGGAGTTACAAGGTGCCTTGCTCAACTCACAGTTGGACCGATTGCAGGAGCAGACTGCGCGGCGCGACGCCAACGGCAGGTTGCTCGCCGAACAACTGGCGAAGCTACCCGGGATCCATCCGCAGCTCAGGCCACAAAGCTGTACACGGCACAGCTACCATCTGTTTATGCTGCGGATTGACCCAGAGTTATTCGGAGTCCCCAGAGCGGCGGTTCTGAGTGCCCTACAGGCAGAAGGTATTCCCTGTTCCGCTGGCTATGGCTATTCATTGTACGATCAACCGCTGTTTCGTAACAAAGCGTTCGGACCGTATTTACCTGAGGCCGTCTCACGGCTCGATTACCAATCGGTGCACTGCCCCAATAGCGATGTGCTGTGTCGTCAGCAGGCGGTATGGTTAGGGCAATCACTCTTGCTGGGCAGTCAGCGCGATACGTACGACATTGCCAACGCATTTGAAAAGATTCAGCAACAGCGACAAGCATTGTTGAATTGGTCACAGCGTGCCTCGCAGGCGACGGCGGGAGCGGCCAGTTGA
- a CDS encoding GNAT family N-acetyltransferase produces the protein MPTFRMRTGVPADQAAAYYICLKTGDHGGDGEPFYRDDPDALGRIFVGPYLAFEPELSLMLEDDDGVCGYAFGSRDSHAFYQRYETQWRPHLCAQFPMPSGDPSTWTRSQLVHSWYHQPDYYCPEPYQQYPSHLHIDLLQRARGGGWGRRMMQEIMQRLRQAGSPGAHLGVSVRNQPAMGFYRTLGFQELVRVGNDDEGCVYFGKTL, from the coding sequence ATGCCAACTTTCCGAATGCGCACCGGTGTGCCGGCGGACCAGGCTGCGGCTTATTATATCTGCCTGAAGACGGGCGATCACGGCGGCGACGGCGAGCCGTTTTATCGTGACGACCCCGATGCCTTGGGCAGGATCTTTGTGGGGCCGTATCTGGCCTTCGAACCCGAGCTGAGTTTGATGCTGGAAGACGACGACGGCGTTTGCGGGTACGCCTTCGGTTCTCGGGATTCACACGCTTTTTACCAGCGGTACGAAACCCAGTGGAGGCCCCATCTGTGCGCTCAGTTCCCCATGCCCAGCGGAGACCCCAGCACCTGGACTCGCAGCCAACTGGTGCACTCATGGTACCACCAGCCAGACTACTATTGTCCTGAGCCCTACCAGCAATATCCTTCACACTTGCACATCGATCTGCTGCAGCGGGCTCGCGGCGGCGGTTGGGGTCGAAGAATGATGCAGGAAATTATGCAGCGGCTAAGGCAAGCCGGCTCGCCCGGCGCGCATCTGGGCGTGAGCGTACGCAATCAACCCGCAATGGGTTTCTATCGTACACTCGGCTTCCAGGAATTGGTTCGAGTAGGTAATGACGACGAGGGTTGCGTCTATTTCGGGAAAACGCTTTGA